The nucleotide sequence AGTTCACGCGGCAAATGATCAATGCGATCTCCACTGCTCTTCGCGACGACCTTTTTTGCGCAGTTGCGCTCGCGGAGGCAGCATGAACGCGCCGACCGCACTCACGCTGGAAGACGCCATCCGAAGGTCAGGCGAGGGCTGGATCATCGACTCGTTTGCCCCGAAAGGGTCCGGCTACAACTACGTTCTTGGGACGCTACAAAGGGTTAGCGAGCTTGCGACTTCACGATTGGGGACGTCCGCGCCCGATCTCTCGCCGCAGGCAGTCGTTGATGAATTCGAGCGTAATCCTTCCCGGGTGCGTGGGTTCTTCCAGATTCTCGGCGGCTCCAGAACTCCCAAAATGCTACTCATGGTTTGGCGAGTCATGCAAGGCATGGAGATCGACGAAGTCGAATTGAATTATCGACGGCAGAAGCAATTTCACGTGCGAATTGTGCTGGTGTCGCCCCACGGGGAGGAAGACGTGCCCTATGAATCGTCCGACATCAATGACTTCGCGATTTTTTGGCACATCGGCACATTGCAAATCAACAATCGACCTGTCTTCGACGGTTTCTATCCCTTGCGGGTGTCTTAACGAGCGGGTGGAGCGTTTTCTCGATGGAAGGTCGGCGGCGAGAGGGGGCGTTGTTTGAAGTTTTCCACAGCGCAATCCACCGCTCTCTCGCTCCCGTTCGCGCTCGCTGAATCGCGGCGGCGGATCGATGCGGCTCTCGATCAATATAGCCGGTTCGATGCCGGCTGCCCCGAACGGCTTGGCGAAGCGATCCGCTATTGTCTGTTGGCTCCCGGCAAGCGGCTGCGGCCGACGCTCGTGTTATGGGCGGCAGAGGCTTGCGGTTGCAGTGTGGAGGCAGCACTGCCGGCCGCGTGCGCGGTGGAAATGGTTCACACCTATTCGCTCGTGCACGACGATTTGCCGGCCATGGACGACGACGATCTCCGTCGAGGACGTGCCACATGCCACAAAGTCTACGGCGAGGCCAACGCGATTCTGGTCGGCGACGCGCTACAAGCCCTGGCGTTCGAAGTGCTCGCGGCGGGCATTCGCCCCGCGGAGAAGGCCGTCGCTTGCATCGCGACGTTGGCCCATGCCGCCGGGGCCACCGCCCTGGTCGGCGGGCAGGCCGACGATCTGGCCCGGCAAACGGCGGAAAACGATCTGCCGC is from Pirellulales bacterium and encodes:
- a CDS encoding farnesyl diphosphate synthase: MKFSTAQSTALSLPFALAESRRRIDAALDQYSRFDAGCPERLGEAIRYCLLAPGKRLRPTLVLWAAEACGCSVEAALPAACAVEMVHTYSLVHDDLPAMDDDDLRRGRATCHKVYGEANAILVGDALQALAFEVLAAGIRPAEKAVACIATLAHAAGATALVGGQADDLARQTAENDLPPRDRPQRDRPSLDLAALESIHERKTGAMFHASLRLGGLIAAADPRRQAALEAFGRKLGLAFQIIDDLLDVEGEEAAVGKRLGKDSNRGKLTFPAVLGLDESRRYARQTIDEAVAALAPLAPADERLASMARFVLERNQ